Proteins encoded by one window of Paenibacillus sp. DCT19:
- a CDS encoding ComF family protein: protein MPYWLDAITEHLQPLTRRLHHLLAPPGVTCLTCNTRSLLSSTYPGICLKCVERIPWIRSIRCPRCGRGMGCPDCARPHMQNRSFTCNRSAVQYNELMKEWIGMYKFRGHQRYAPLLTSLLVQAFQAMSEEMTAALAKEPLAPVAHAATFAQNQVNAGQHPPRPSAPHEGHAQQNRSHTSADVRANLLAATRNPLSLLQSSKPRWRPDAVTYVPVSAERLAERGFNQAERLAAGLAAATRLPLVDLLQRQINTTKQSFKTRGERIQTMQDAFAIQPNGVELLQSLQGEAHYHSQVHPLQLPATSSIYEEVQHSTHPSSMTNPTTNLRQPLRLLLVDDIYTTGSTLDVCGRVILNTGYSHGIPIEIYTLTLARS from the coding sequence ATGCCCTATTGGCTTGACGCGATTACCGAACACCTACAGCCACTGACCCGGCGACTACACCATCTGCTTGCCCCGCCAGGAGTAACTTGCCTAACCTGTAACACACGATCGCTCCTATCTTCGACGTATCCTGGAATATGTCTCAAGTGTGTGGAGCGAATTCCGTGGATTCGTTCCATCCGTTGTCCGCGGTGTGGTCGGGGAATGGGTTGCCCTGACTGTGCCCGCCCGCATATGCAAAACCGCTCCTTCACCTGCAACCGCAGCGCCGTTCAATACAATGAATTAATGAAAGAATGGATTGGCATGTACAAATTCCGAGGACATCAGCGCTATGCCCCGCTCCTAACGTCACTGCTCGTGCAGGCGTTTCAGGCGATGAGCGAAGAGATGACTGCTGCTTTGGCAAAAGAACCCCTTGCTCCTGTGGCTCATGCCGCCACCTTTGCCCAGAACCAGGTGAATGCGGGACAGCATCCACCCCGACCAAGCGCGCCCCATGAAGGGCACGCTCAGCAAAACCGCTCGCACACATCAGCAGATGTGCGAGCCAACCTACTCGCGGCGACCCGCAATCCGCTGTCGCTGCTCCAAAGCTCCAAGCCGCGATGGCGGCCTGACGCGGTAACTTACGTTCCCGTCAGCGCTGAGCGCCTGGCCGAGCGCGGCTTCAATCAGGCAGAGCGACTCGCTGCTGGACTTGCTGCAGCGACCCGCCTGCCCCTCGTTGATCTGTTGCAACGCCAGATCAACACCACGAAGCAGAGCTTCAAAACACGCGGCGAGCGGATTCAGACGATGCAGGATGCTTTCGCCATCCAGCCGAATGGTGTGGAGCTATTGCAATCACTGCAAGGGGAGGCTCATTACCATTCACAAGTGCACCCACTCCAGCTCCCCGCAACCTCTTCTATATACGAAGAAGTACAACATTCAACGCATCCATCATCAATGACCAACCCCACTACTAATCTAAGGCAGCCGCTACGCTTGCTACTTGTAGATGACATTTATACAACAGGGAGCACCTTGGATGTTTGTGGACGGGTTATATTGAATACAGGATATTCTCACGGCATACCTATCGAGATTTACACCTTAACATTAGCGAGATCTTGA
- a CDS encoding helicase-related protein produces MPCAACGQAACAYCEACLALGRSRACALLLRSAAPGAVPVRGGASRGTAGVSTGDDLSRWGLSPAQSEAAAAALAFLAKPPAGGEPGKFLLWAVTGAGKTEMIFPLLNHILERGGRALVATPRRDVVLELAPRLAKAFPDISLATLYGGSTERWKDAQLTLATTHQLMRFYRGFDLVIIDELDAFPYHNDPMLAHAATHSCKPDGHFVYLSATPPSRLQREVAQGRLLHARVPVRFHRHPLPVPQLLKMSTVAQCIRQGSIPAALKKGIQISLQRDAQIFVFVTRIAQIEAFVNLMRRQFPQIHIEGTSSQDAERASKVIAFRERTIRLLVTTTILERGVTIPRSDVFILDADNGLFDEASLVQMAGRAGRSMDDPKGRVVFASSRRTRSQVKAVGQIKKMNSIAHRKGYLHPTKKRN; encoded by the coding sequence GTGCCCTGCGCTGCTTGCGGCCAAGCGGCGTGTGCCTACTGCGAGGCTTGCCTCGCGCTGGGGCGCAGCCGTGCCTGTGCGCTGCTGCTGCGTAGCGCAGCGCCTGGAGCCGTGCCCGTACGCGGCGGAGCATCGCGTGGCACGGCGGGTGTTTCCACCGGCGATGATTTGAGCCGGTGGGGGCTTAGCCCTGCGCAGAGCGAGGCGGCTGCCGCGGCGCTGGCTTTTTTGGCTAAGCCGCCCGCAGGGGGCGAGCCGGGGAAGTTTTTGCTGTGGGCTGTGACAGGAGCTGGTAAGACCGAGATGATTTTTCCACTATTGAACCACATTTTGGAGCGTGGCGGTCGAGCACTCGTCGCTACACCGCGCAGGGACGTCGTATTGGAGCTGGCTCCGCGGCTTGCGAAGGCATTTCCAGACATTTCACTCGCTACACTCTATGGCGGCAGCACCGAACGTTGGAAAGACGCCCAGCTCACCTTGGCGACCACGCATCAGCTCATGCGTTTCTACCGAGGGTTTGACCTAGTGATCATCGACGAATTAGATGCATTTCCTTACCATAATGATCCGATGCTCGCCCATGCGGCCACGCACTCGTGCAAGCCTGACGGACATTTTGTGTATTTATCTGCTACCCCTCCATCCAGGCTGCAGAGAGAAGTTGCACAAGGAAGATTACTTCATGCGAGAGTACCCGTACGTTTTCATCGTCACCCATTGCCTGTACCTCAGCTGTTGAAGATGTCCACGGTGGCTCAGTGCATTCGGCAAGGCAGTATTCCAGCTGCTCTGAAGAAAGGCATTCAGATTTCATTACAGAGAGATGCACAAATCTTCGTTTTTGTTACCCGAATTGCGCAGATTGAGGCGTTTGTGAACCTCATGCGTCGTCAATTCCCACAAATTCATATCGAAGGCACATCATCTCAGGACGCTGAGCGTGCCAGTAAAGTTATCGCTTTTCGTGAACGCACCATCCGCCTGCTCGTAACCACGACGATTCTGGAGCGGGGTGTCACTATTCCACGGAGTGATGTATTTATTCTGGATGCAGATAACGGACTTTTCGACGAAGCTTCCCTCGTGCAGATGGCTGGCCGAGCAGGGCGCTCCATGGATGATCCAAAAGGAAGAGTTGTCTTTGCATCATCTCGCCGTACACGATCTCAAGTGAAAGCCGTGGGTCAGATCAAAAAAATGAACAGCATTGCCCACCGCAAAGGCTATCTACATCCAACGAAAAAGCGAAACTAA